In Nocardioides dokdonensis FR1436, the following are encoded in one genomic region:
- a CDS encoding O-methyltransferase: MSAPPELPDVVRRAFEVSRRAGYVSFCRNETGRLLATLAATRDGTMAEFGTGCGVGTAWLRSGVRDQRARILTAELDPRLAQAAGEIFADDPLVEVLAADWSTLLDKGPFSLLFLDSEQPGAVGVDALADLVADGGIVVLDDFTPCEQWPPVTYGRVDVLREQWLTDPRFTAVEVMVASDASTIIATKR; this comes from the coding sequence ATGAGTGCCCCTCCCGAGCTGCCGGACGTCGTACGGCGCGCCTTCGAGGTCTCCCGCCGCGCCGGCTACGTCTCGTTCTGCCGCAACGAGACCGGTCGGCTGCTGGCGACCCTGGCTGCGACGCGGGACGGCACGATGGCCGAGTTCGGCACCGGCTGCGGCGTCGGCACGGCCTGGCTGCGCAGCGGTGTGCGCGACCAGCGGGCGCGGATCCTCACCGCCGAGCTCGACCCGCGGCTCGCGCAGGCGGCCGGGGAGATCTTCGCCGACGACCCGCTCGTGGAGGTCCTGGCCGCCGACTGGTCGACGCTCCTGGACAAGGGCCCGTTCTCCTTGTTGTTCCTCGACTCCGAGCAGCCCGGCGCGGTCGGCGTCGACGCCCTGGCCGACCTGGTCGCCGACGGCGGCATCGTGGTCCTCGACGACTTCACGCCCTGCGAGCAGTGGCCGCCGGTGACCTACGGGCGCGTCGACGTGCTGCGTGAGCAGTGGCTCACCGACCCGCGGTTCACCGCGGTCGAGGTGATGGTGGCCTCGGACGCCTCCACCATCATCGCGACGAAGCGGTAG
- a CDS encoding 3-isopropylmalate dehydrogenase produces MTTTPASSGSVNLAVIPGDGIGQEVTTEALKVLEVAAPAGMHVAQTSYDLGAERYLATGEVLPDTVLSEIRGHDAILLGAVGGKPNDPNLPPGILERGLLLRLRFELDHYVNLRPSRIFPGVTSPLSREILGDDEVDFVVVREGTEGPYTGNGGALRVGTPAEVATEVSVNTAYGVERVLRDAFARAERRPRKKLTLVHKTNVLVHAGAVWWRLTQEVAAEHPDVTVDYMHIDAAMIHMTTNPQRFDVIVTDNLFGDIITDLAGAISGGIGLAASGNINPDRTAPSMFEPVHGSAPDIAGQQVADPTAAILSVSLLLDHLGHAEAASVVEQAVMADLAERGTTTRRTSEVGDAIAKRVAG; encoded by the coding sequence ATGACCACCACTCCTGCCTCGTCCGGTTCCGTCAACCTCGCCGTCATCCCCGGCGACGGCATCGGGCAGGAGGTGACCACCGAGGCGCTCAAGGTCCTCGAGGTCGCCGCCCCGGCAGGGATGCACGTCGCCCAGACCAGCTACGACCTCGGCGCGGAGCGCTACCTCGCGACCGGCGAGGTGCTGCCCGACACCGTGCTCAGCGAGATCCGCGGGCACGACGCCATCCTGCTCGGCGCCGTCGGTGGCAAGCCGAACGACCCGAACCTACCGCCGGGCATCCTCGAGCGCGGGCTGCTGCTGCGGCTGCGCTTCGAGCTCGACCACTACGTGAACCTGCGCCCCTCGCGGATCTTCCCCGGCGTCACCTCGCCGCTGAGCCGCGAGATCCTCGGCGACGACGAGGTCGACTTCGTCGTCGTGCGCGAGGGCACCGAGGGCCCCTACACGGGCAACGGTGGCGCGCTGCGCGTCGGCACCCCGGCCGAGGTCGCCACCGAGGTCTCGGTCAACACGGCGTACGGCGTGGAGCGGGTGCTGCGTGACGCCTTCGCCCGCGCCGAGCGCCGCCCGCGCAAGAAGCTGACCCTGGTCCACAAGACCAACGTGCTCGTCCACGCCGGTGCGGTGTGGTGGCGCCTGACCCAGGAGGTCGCCGCCGAGCACCCGGACGTCACCGTCGACTACATGCACATCGACGCCGCGATGATCCACATGACCACCAACCCGCAGCGCTTCGACGTGATCGTCACCGACAACCTCTTCGGCGACATCATCACCGACCTCGCCGGTGCGATCAGTGGCGGCATCGGCCTGGCCGCCTCCGGGAACATCAACCCCGACCGCACCGCGCCGTCGATGTTCGAGCCCGTCCACGGCTCGGCGCCGGACATTGCCGGTCAGCAGGTCGCGGACCCCACCGCCGCGATCCTCTCGGTCTCGCTGCTGCTCGACCACCTCGGGCACGCCGAGGCCGCGAGCGTCGTCGAGCAGGCCGTGATGGCCGACCTCGCCGAGCGCGGCACGACCACGCGGCGCACCTCCGAGGTCGGCGACGCGATCGCGAAGCGCGTCGCGGGCTGA
- a CDS encoding branched-chain amino acid aminotransferase: protein MEISVTGNAAPVPDDRLAEILSAPGFGVHFTDHMLTVEWTPEKGWHDARITPYGPITLDPATAVLHYAQETFEGMKAYRHEDGSIWSFRPEENGARMARSSHRLALPVLEVEDFVAAVDALVRVDERWVPDGAGEKSLYLRPFMFASEKFLGVRPSQHVTFMVIASPAGAYFKGGLKPVSLWLTEEYTRAGRGGMGAAKTGGNYASSLVAQQEATSHGCDQVVFLDAQEMRYVEELGGMNMYFVYDDGHIVTPATGTILEGITRASIIELAGKLGHSVEERRFSIEEWRDDVSSGRIREIFACGTAAVVTPVGSLKHAGGEIPAPADTGEAGGELTGRIRSALVDLQFGRAEDTFGWMHRIV from the coding sequence ATGGAGATCAGCGTCACCGGCAACGCCGCGCCCGTCCCCGACGACCGTCTCGCCGAGATCCTCTCGGCGCCGGGCTTCGGTGTGCACTTCACCGACCACATGCTCACGGTCGAGTGGACCCCCGAGAAGGGGTGGCACGACGCGCGCATCACGCCGTACGGCCCGATCACGCTCGACCCGGCCACGGCGGTCCTGCACTACGCGCAGGAGACCTTCGAGGGGATGAAGGCCTACCGGCACGAGGACGGCTCGATCTGGAGCTTCCGCCCCGAGGAGAACGGTGCGCGGATGGCGCGCTCCAGCCACCGCCTGGCGCTGCCGGTCCTCGAGGTGGAGGACTTCGTCGCCGCGGTCGACGCCCTCGTGCGCGTCGACGAGCGCTGGGTGCCGGACGGCGCGGGGGAGAAGAGCCTCTACCTGCGTCCCTTCATGTTCGCCTCGGAGAAGTTCCTGGGCGTGCGCCCCTCGCAGCACGTGACGTTCATGGTCATCGCCAGCCCGGCCGGCGCCTACTTCAAGGGTGGGCTCAAGCCGGTCAGCCTGTGGCTGACCGAGGAGTACACCCGGGCCGGACGTGGCGGGATGGGCGCGGCCAAGACCGGCGGCAACTACGCCTCCTCCCTGGTCGCCCAGCAGGAGGCCACCAGCCACGGGTGCGACCAGGTGGTCTTCCTCGACGCGCAGGAGATGCGCTACGTCGAGGAGCTCGGCGGGATGAACATGTACTTCGTGTACGACGACGGGCACATCGTCACCCCGGCGACCGGCACCATCCTCGAGGGGATCACCCGGGCCTCGATCATCGAGCTCGCCGGCAAGCTCGGCCACAGCGTGGAGGAGCGGCGCTTCTCCATCGAGGAGTGGCGCGACGACGTGTCGTCGGGGCGGATCCGCGAGATCTTCGCCTGCGGCACCGCCGCGGTCGTCACCCCGGTCGGCTCCCTCAAGCACGCGGGCGGTGAGATCCCCGCGCCCGCCGACACCGGCGAGGCCGGCGGCGAGCTCACCGGGCGCATCCGCTCCGCGCTCGTCGACCTCCAGTTCGGGCGCGCCGAGGACACGTTCGGATGGATGCACCGCATCGTGTGA